A section of the Methanococcus vannielii SB genome encodes:
- a CDS encoding 50S ribosomal protein L3, with translation MGMKKNRPRRGSLAFSPRKRAKKLVPKIRSWPADKKVGLQAFPVYKAGTTHALLVENNPKSPNNGQEVFSPVTVLETPEITVAGIRAYGKTTKGLKALTEVWAKQQDKELGRKLTVTKKEEIKTVESLDAVLEKTVDLRVIVHTNPKTTGIPKKKPEVVEIRVGGSSVAEKLAYAKDILGKTLSINDVFETGEFIDTLAVTKGKGFQGPVKRWGVKIQFGKHQRKGVGRQTGSIGPWRPKRVMWTVPLAGQMGFHQRTEYNKRILKLGSEGAEITPKGGFLNYGAVKNGYVVVKGTVQGPAKRLVVLRGAVRPAEDKFGLPEVTYISKESKQGN, from the coding sequence ATGGGTATGAAAAAAAATAGACCTCGTAGAGGTTCTCTAGCATTTAGCCCAAGGAAAAGAGCTAAGAAATTAGTTCCTAAAATCAGATCATGGCCTGCTGATAAAAAAGTAGGACTTCAGGCATTTCCAGTATACAAAGCAGGTACTACCCATGCTTTATTAGTAGAAAACAACCCTAAAAGCCCAAACAATGGGCAGGAAGTATTTTCCCCAGTAACCGTATTGGAAACACCTGAAATTACTGTTGCAGGTATTAGGGCATACGGAAAAACGACAAAAGGCTTAAAAGCTTTAACTGAAGTTTGGGCAAAGCAACAGGACAAAGAATTAGGAAGAAAGTTAACCGTTACAAAAAAGGAAGAAATAAAAACAGTAGAATCATTAGATGCTGTTTTAGAAAAAACGGTTGATTTAAGAGTAATCGTACACACTAATCCTAAAACTACAGGAATCCCTAAGAAAAAACCTGAAGTTGTTGAAATTAGAGTTGGCGGTTCCTCAGTCGCTGAAAAATTAGCTTACGCTAAAGATATTTTAGGCAAAACGCTCTCAATCAATGATGTATTTGAAACTGGAGAATTTATCGACACTTTGGCAGTTACCAAAGGTAAAGGATTCCAAGGCCCAGTTAAAAGATGGGGCGTAAAAATACAGTTTGGAAAGCACCAAAGAAAAGGTGTAGGTAGACAGACCGGTTCAATCGGGCCATGGAGACCAAAAAGAGTTATGTGGACTGTTCCATTAGCGGGTCAAATGGGTTTCCACCAGAGAACCGAATACAATAAGAGAATCTTAAAATTAGGCAGCGAAGGTGCTGAAATTACACCTAAAGGAGGATTCTTAAACTACGGTGCTGTTAAAAACGGTTACGTTGTAGTTAAGGGAACTGTTCAAGGCCCTGCAAAAAGATTAGTAGTTTTAAGAGGAGCTGTAAGACCTGCTGAAGATAAATTCGGATTACCGGAAGTTACTTACATCAGCAAAGAGTCCAAACAAGGAAACTAA
- the rpl4p gene encoding 50S ribosomal protein L4, translating to MNVKVYNLDGSEKGAIELPSVFETEYRPDVIKRAVISSLTARLQPKGSDPLAGYRTSAKSIGKGHGKARVRRTAQGAGAFVPQAVGGRRAHPPKVEKILFERINRKERLKALASAIAASANSEIVAARGHKIEGVPSLPLVVNAEFESLVKTKEVLSVFKALKLEADLERAKDGIKIKAGRAKLRGRKYKKPRSVLVVVGDACDAVAASRNLAGVDVITANDLSAIHIAPGTMAGRLTLWTENAIEKLKERF from the coding sequence ATGAATGTTAAGGTTTACAATTTAGATGGTTCTGAAAAAGGGGCAATTGAATTACCTAGCGTATTTGAAACAGAATACCGGCCAGATGTAATTAAAAGAGCAGTAATTTCATCATTAACTGCACGATTGCAACCAAAAGGTTCCGACCCATTAGCTGGTTACAGAACTTCAGCAAAATCAATCGGAAAGGGACACGGTAAGGCAAGAGTAAGAAGAACCGCACAAGGTGCAGGTGCATTTGTACCTCAAGCTGTTGGCGGTAGACGAGCTCACCCTCCAAAAGTTGAAAAAATATTATTCGAAAGAATAAACAGAAAAGAAAGATTAAAAGCTTTAGCAAGTGCTATTGCAGCTTCGGCAAATTCAGAAATTGTTGCAGCAAGAGGACACAAAATCGAAGGAGTTCCTTCATTACCTTTAGTTGTAAATGCTGAATTTGAGAGCCTTGTAAAAACAAAAGAAGTTTTAAGTGTATTTAAAGCTTTAAAATTAGAAGCTGACTTAGAAAGAGCTAAAGACGGCATTAAAATTAAAGCTGGAAGAGCAAAATTAAGAGGAAGAAAATACAAAAAACCAAGAAGTGTCTTGGTTGTTGTAGGCGATGCATGTGACGCAGTTGCTGCATCAAGAAACCTTGCAGGTGTTGATGTAATTACGGCTAATGATTTAAGCGCAATACACATTGCACCCGGAACAATGGCTGGAAGACTAACACTCTGGACTGAAAATGCCATTGAAAAATTAAAGGAAAGATTTTAA
- a CDS encoding 50S ribosomal protein L23: MDAFDVIKTPIVSEKTMKLIEEENRLVFYVERKATKEDIKEAIKQLFNAEVAEVNTNITPKGQKKAYIKLKDEYNAGEVAASLGIY, translated from the coding sequence ATGGATGCCTTTGATGTTATAAAAACACCAATCGTTAGTGAAAAAACAATGAAACTCATTGAAGAAGAAAATCGATTGGTATTTTACGTTGAAAGAAAAGCTACAAAAGAAGATATTAAAGAAGCAATTAAACAGTTATTCAATGCTGAAGTTGCTGAAGTAAACACGAACATTACTCCAAAAGGACAGAAAAAAGCATACATAAAATTAAAAGACGAATACAACGCTGGAGAAGTAGCTGCAAGCTTAGGAATCTATTAA